A genome region from Nycticebus coucang isolate mNycCou1 chromosome 4, mNycCou1.pri, whole genome shotgun sequence includes the following:
- the LOC128584527 gene encoding 26S proteasome non-ATPase regulatory subunit 10 yields MEGCVSNLTVCNLAYSGKLEELKERILADKSLATRTDQDNRTALHWACSAGHTEIVEFLLQLGVPVNDKDDAGWSPLHIAASAGRDEIVRALLGKGAQVNAVNQNGCTPLHYAASKNRHEIAVMLLEGGANPDAKDHYEATAMHRAAAKGNLKMIHILLYYKASTNIQDTEGNTPLHLACDEERVEEAKLLVSQGASIYIENKEEKTPLQVAKGGLGLILKRMVEG; encoded by the coding sequence ATGGAGGGGTGTGTGTCTAACCTGACGGTCTGCAATCTGGCCTACAGCGGGAAGCTGGAGGAGTTGAAGGAGAGAATCCTGGCCGATAAATCCCTGGCTACTAGAACTGACCAGGACAACAGAACTGCCTTGCACTGGGCTTGCTCAGCCGGGCATACAGAAATTGTTGAATTCTTGTTGCAACTTGGTGTGCCAGTGAATGATAAAGATGATGCGGGTTGGTCGCCTCTTCATATTGCTGCTTCTGCTGGCCGGGATGAGATTGTGAGAGCCCTTCTGGGGAAAGGTGCTCAAGTGAATGCTGTCAATCAAAATGGATGTACTCCCCTCCATTACGCAGCTTCCAAAAACAGGCATGAGATTGCTGTCATGTTACTGGAAGGTGGCGCTAATCCAGATGCCAAGGACCACTATGAGGCTACAGCAATGCACCGCGCAGCAGCCAAGGGTAACTTGAAGATGATTCATATCCTTCTGTACTACAAAGCATCCACAAACATCCAAGACACTGAGGGTAACACTCCTCTACACTTAGCCTGTGACGAGGAGAGAGTGGAAGAAGCAAAACTGCTGGTGTCCCAAGGAGCAAgtatttacatagaaaataaagaggaaaagacGCCCCTGCAAGTGGCCAAAGGTGGCCTGGGTTTAATACTCAAAAGAATGGTAGAAGGTTAA